A stretch of Ipomoea triloba cultivar NCNSP0323 chromosome 11, ASM357664v1 DNA encodes these proteins:
- the LOC115995752 gene encoding probable lysine-specific demethylase ELF6 isoform X1, producing the protein MKNVEMAQWLKGLPLAPEFRPTDTEFSDPIAYISKIEREASAFGICKVIPPFPKPSKKYVLHNLNKSLSKSPELGSDVKVSTSAKMSDGDKGNGDRGEVRAFFTTRRQELGRSEKKKMKGMAGSQPFGAQKQVWQSGEVYTLDQFEAKSKAFARNQLGTAKDVSPLAVEAMFWKAVSQEPVCVEYANDVPGSGFGEPQGVSNIYRKKRRRRKRAVFDRNNTRTCDSKNEVDILDSDNIDKDSCCASPNLCTESPSACSTSSQQSQISSVPGPKGLSDSNDVEGTAGWKLANSAWNLQVIARSPGSITRYMPDDIPGVTSPMVYVGMLFSWFAWHVEDHELHSLNFLHMGSPKTWYAVPGDYAFKFEEVIRVHAYGDSTDRLAALTLLGEKTTLLSPEVIVSSGIPCCRLVQYPGEFVVTFPRAYHIGFSHGFNCGEAANFGTPEWLTVAKDAAVRRAAMNYLPMLSHQQLLYLLTMSFVSRVPKSLLPGVRSSRLRDRQKEERETLVKKAFVQDVIKENELVTILLQKNSSYQAVLWDVNMLPSSTKEFELQKRVGVDVKTTKGSEQTENYDSQDLLSQMNSYMESLSDFCVDDDDLSNDFHIDSGALPCIACGILGFPFMAVVEPSEKAAKNFFLEDCHTMQNIGDLKDVESHSHSLQDDIVEGNGAVDRSMPHKRFALHSQEMCSRADSRPSSVSHMEDQPPLDDHSISPRNVAVNLEGKQDVYNKFLRPHVFCLEHAIQTEELLRSRGGAKVLIICHSDFQKIRAYAACIAEEMDAASVYNEIPLDNASDEHLRFIDLAIEDGNSECVEDWTSKLCINLLHSVKLCRNYPAKKLQYALILSRLFPETTLSTKCLSFKWESRKVRSKRKLNCQAESKPSLSLKIEEEKGLGAKIDVQTVRERNIIIQYTRKRYKLKPCASTDVSKAFVESNTLIPHEISNADEKARCESESTPIRNGCTGAGSLDTRVCTIASKEMPELQLECQTLTMEDQNETSHSKHSPVVTTVVVENPLAHPKDSKSEKPDMDLPDPLIESNKLPLLHEVNDVESSVHIERVNFEASACSVVTAVCSAEVSESLKQPDCTEISITEKAIDLPRMHGSEKGRDCNILTDGFVTGVYAPTNSSGSCSDCPSEQRSDELAEQIAEGQVGSGVEASDFTKFHKKIGHEIQSVQDLDDANHLVVRPSSTANGGKRRRELDMLIGNRGRNAGVFVKSPCEGLRPRAKKDDTSGCTGDSKIIVDEKPSARKLRNCSEKSSTCKDKKEQTKGSHRCDFEGCRMSFQTKTELSLHKRNRCPVDGCGKKFNSHKYALLHQRVHEDDRPLKCPWKGCTMSFKWAWARTEHLRVHTGERPYKCKVEGCGLTFRFVSDFSRHRRKTGHHSR; encoded by the exons ATGAAGAATGTGGAAATGGCCCAATGGCTCAAAGGGCTGCCACTGGCGCCCGAATTTCGCCCAACAGATACAGAATTCTCTGACCCGATTGCTTACATTTCTAAAATCGAGAGAGAAGCTAGTGCTTTTGGTATATGTAAAGTGATTCCACCGTTTCCTAAGCCTTCAAAGAAATATGTGCTCCATAACTTGAATAAATCGCTCTCAAAGAGTCCGGAGTTGGGTTCTGATGTAAAGGTTAGCACTTCGGCGAAAATGAGTGATGGGGATAAGGGGAATGGTGATCGCGGGGAGGTTAGGGCCTTCTTTACTACTAGGCGCCAGGAATTGGGCCGGagcgagaagaagaagatgaaagggaTGGCTGGGAGCCAACCATTTGGAGCTCAGAAACAGGTGTGGCAGAGTGGAGAAGTCTATACATTGGATCAGTTTGAAGCAAAGTCAAAGGCTTTTGCTAGGAATCAATTAGGCACGGCTAAGGATGTTTCACCATTGGCTGTTGAGGCAATGTTTTGGAAGGCAGTTTCTCAAGAGCCTGTTTGTGTAGAGTATGCTAATGATGTGCCTGGTTCAGGTTTTGGAGAACCCCAAGGTGTTTCtaatatttatagaaaaaagaggaggaggaggaagagggcAGTGTTTGATAGAAACAATACAAGAACTTGTGATAGCAAGAATGAAGTAGATATTCTTGATAGTGATAATATAGATAAAGATTCATGTTGTGCTAGTCCTAATTTATGTACAGAGTCACCATCTGCTTGTTCAACATCCTCTCAACAAAGTCAAATTTCATCAGTACCTGGGCCAAAGGGTTTAAGTGACAGTAATGACGTTGAAGGTACTGCTGGTTGGAAGCTAGCAAACAGTGCCTGGAATTTACAAGTAATAGCAAGGTCACCTGGATCAATTACCCGTTATATGCCAGATGATATTCCTGGGGTTACTTCTCCTATGGTCTATGTTGGTATGCTATTCAGTTGGTTTGCTTGGCATGTTGAAGACCATGAGCTTCACAGCTTGAATTTCCTTCACATGGGATCCCCAAAGACTTGGTATGCAGTGCCGGGTGACTATGCATTTAAATTCGAAGAAGTCATCCGAGTCCATGCTTATGGAGACAGTACTGACCGGTTAG CTGCTCTCACTCTATTGGGTGAGAAAACTACTCTTCTATCACCTGAAGTAATTGTTTCATCAGGCATCCCCTGTTGCAG gTTAGTACAGTACCCTGGAGAATTTGTGGTTACTTTTCCAAGGGCGTACCACATAGGATTCAGTCATG GTTTCAATTGTGGAGAGGCTGCTAACTTTGGAACTCCAGAGTGGCTTACAGTAGCTAAAGATGCTGCAGTTCGTCGAGCAGCCATGAATTACCTTCCCATGCTTTCTCATCAGCAGTTGCTATACCTATTGACCATGTCTTTTGTTTCAAG AGTGCCAAAGTCATTGCTACCAGGGGTGCGTAGCTCTCGCTTGAGAGATCGTCAGAAGGAAGAAAGAGAGACTTTGGTGAAGAAAGCATTTGTGCAAGATGTTATAAAGGAGAATGAGCTAGTAACCATTTTACTACAGAAAAATTCCTCTTACCAAGCAGTTCTTTGGGATGTCAATATGTTGCCATCTTCTACTAAAGAATTTGAATTACAAAAGCGTGTTGGTGTTGatgtaaaaacaacaaaagGGAGTGAACAAACTGAGAACTACGACAGTCAGGATCTTTTAAGCCAGATGAACTCATATATGGAAAGTTTAAGTGATTTTTGtgtggatgatgatgatttgtCAAATGACTTCCATATCGATTCTGGTGCATTACCTTGTATAGCTTGTGGAATACTGGGTTTTCCATTTATGGCTGTTGTAGAACCATCAGAGAAAGCAGCAAAGAACTTTTTCTTGGAGGATTGTCATACAATGCAAAACATAGGAGACCTAAAAGACGTGGAGTCACATTCCCATTCACTACAGGATGACATAGTAGAGGGCAATGGTGCAG TAGACAGGTCAATGCCACACAAGAGGTTTGCCCTTCATTCTCAGGAAATGTGTTCTCGTGCTGACTCAAGACCGTCTTCTGTATCTCATATGGAGGATCAACCTCCATTAGATGACCATTCTATATCTCCAAGGAATGTTGCTGTCAATCTTGAAGGGAAACAGGATGTCTATAATAAATTTCTAAGGCCACACGTATTTTGCCTTGAGCATGCAATTCAAACAGAAGAGTTGCTGCGTTCAAGAGGCGGAGCAAAAGTTCTTATTATCTGCCATTCAG ACTTCCAGAAAATAAGAGCTTATGCAGCATGTATTGCGGAGGAAATGGACGCTGCATCTGTCTATAATGAGATTCCTTTAGATAATGCATCTGATGAACATCTTCGCTTTATTGATCTTGCAATTGAAGATGGAAACAGCGAATGTGTTGAAGACTGGACGTCAAAACTATGTATCAATTTGCTGCATTCTGTGAAGCTGTGTAGAAATTATCCAGCCAAGAAACTACAGTATGCACTGATTCTGAGCAGATTGTTCCCTGAAACAACCCTCAGTACAAAGTGTTTGAGTTTCAAATGGGAATCCAGAAAAGTACGCTCAAAAAGGAAGTTAAATTGTCAAGCAGAAAGCAAACCATCTCTGTCTTTGAAAATTGAAGAGGAGAAGGGTTTAGGAGCAAAGATAGACGTTCAAACAGTGAGAGAAAGAAATATAATCATTCAGTATACAAGAAAACGATACAAGTTGAAGCCTTGTGCTTCTACTGATGTCAGTAAGGCCTTTGTAGAAAGTAATACTCTCATTCCTCATGAAATCTCCAATGCTGATGAAAAAGCAAGATGTGAATCAGAAAGTACTCCAATCAGAAATGGATGCACAGGAGCTGGTTCTTTAGATACGAGAGTCTGCACCATAGCTTCTAAAGAGATGCCAGAATTGCAGCTTGAGTGTCAGACACTGACTATGGAGGATCAAAATGAAACTTCACATTCAAAACATTCTCCCGTTGTCACCACTGTAGTGGTTGAAAACCCTTTGGCCCACCCTAAAGACTCCAAGTCAGAGAAACCTGACATGGATCTTCCAGATCCTTTAATAGAATCAAATAAATTGCCCTTGCTACATGAAGTGAATGATGTTGAGAGCAGTGTACATATTGAGAGAGTTAATTTTGAAGCTTCGGCTTGTTCAGTTGTAACTGCTGTTTGTAGTGCTGAAGTTTCTGAAAGTTTGAAGCAGCCTGATTGTACAGAGATCAGCATCACAGAGAAGGCTATTGATCTCCCTAGAATGCATGGTTCTGAGAAAGGGAGAGATTGTAACATTCTGACTGATGGTTTTGTGACAGGAGTGTATGCTCCCACCAACTCCTCGGGATCTTGCAGTGATTGCCCTTCTGAACAAAGATCAGATGAACTAGCAGAGCAAATAGCTGAAGGTCAAGTTGGCAGTGGCGTTGAGGCATCTGattttacaaaatttcataaaaaaattggGCATGAAATTCAGAGTGTGCAAGACTTGGATGATGCCAATCACCTTGTGGTGAGGCCCTCATCTACTGCAAATGGAGGCAAAAGAAGAAGAGAGCTGGACATGCTTATAGGGAACAGGGGACGTAATGCTGGTGTCTTTGTCAAAAGTCCCTGTGAAGGCCTAAGGCCAAGGGCCAAGAAAGATGATACATCTGGATGTACAGGTGATAGTAAGATAATTGTTGACGAAAAACCATCAGCCAGGAAACTGAGGAACTGTTCAGAGAAATCTTCAACTTGCAAGGATAAGAAAGAGCAAACGAAAGGATCACACAGGTGTGACTTTGAAGGGTGCAGAATGAGTTTCCAAACAAAGACAGAGCTATCCCTGCACAAACGTAATCGCTGTCCCGTCGATGGTTGTGGGAAGAAATTTAACTCCCATAAATATGCTCTACTTCATCAACGCGTCCATGAAGACGATAGACCCCTTAAATGTCCGTGGAAGGGTTGCACCATGTCGTTCAAGTGGGCTTGGGCTAGAACTGAACATTTACGTGTCCACACCGGGGAGCGGCCATACAAGTGCAAGGTTGAAGGATGCGGCCTCACCTTCAGGTTTGTGTCAGATTTTAGTCGACATAGACGTAAAACTGGGCATCACAGCAGGTGA
- the LOC115995752 gene encoding probable lysine-specific demethylase ELF6 isoform X2, with product MKNVEMAQWLKGLPLAPEFRPTDTEFSDPIAYISKIEREASAFGICKVIPPFPKPSKKYVLHNLNKSLSKSPELGSDVKVSTSAKMSDGDKGNGDRGEVRAFFTTRRQELGRSEKKKMKGMAGSQPFGAQKQVWQSGEVYTLDQFEAKSKAFARNQLGTAKDVSPLAVEAMFWKAVSQEPVCVEYANDVPGSGFGEPQGVSNIYRKKRRRRKRAVFDRNNTRTCDSKNEVDILDSDNIDKDSCCASPNLCTESPSACSTSSQQSQISSVPGPKGLSDSNDVEGTAGWKLANSAWNLQVIARSPGSITRYMPDDIPGVTSPMVYVGMLFSWFAWHVEDHELHSLNFLHMGSPKTWYAVPGDYAFKFEEVIRVHAYGDSTDRLAALTLLGEKTTLLSPEVIVSSGIPCCRLVQYPGEFVVTFPRAYHIGFSHGFNCGEAANFGTPEWLTVAKDAAVRRAAMNYLPMLSHQQLLYLLTMSFVSRVPKSLLPGVRSSRLRDRQKEERETLVKKAFVQDVIKENELVTILLQKNSSYQAVLWDVNMLPSSTKEFELQKRVGVDVKTTKGSEQTENYDSQDLLSQMNSYMESLSDFCVDDDDLSNDFHIDSGALPCIACGILGFPFMAVVEPSEKAAKNFFLEDCHTMQNIGDLKDVESHSHSLQDDIVEGNGADRSMPHKRFALHSQEMCSRADSRPSSVSHMEDQPPLDDHSISPRNVAVNLEGKQDVYNKFLRPHVFCLEHAIQTEELLRSRGGAKVLIICHSDFQKIRAYAACIAEEMDAASVYNEIPLDNASDEHLRFIDLAIEDGNSECVEDWTSKLCINLLHSVKLCRNYPAKKLQYALILSRLFPETTLSTKCLSFKWESRKVRSKRKLNCQAESKPSLSLKIEEEKGLGAKIDVQTVRERNIIIQYTRKRYKLKPCASTDVSKAFVESNTLIPHEISNADEKARCESESTPIRNGCTGAGSLDTRVCTIASKEMPELQLECQTLTMEDQNETSHSKHSPVVTTVVVENPLAHPKDSKSEKPDMDLPDPLIESNKLPLLHEVNDVESSVHIERVNFEASACSVVTAVCSAEVSESLKQPDCTEISITEKAIDLPRMHGSEKGRDCNILTDGFVTGVYAPTNSSGSCSDCPSEQRSDELAEQIAEGQVGSGVEASDFTKFHKKIGHEIQSVQDLDDANHLVVRPSSTANGGKRRRELDMLIGNRGRNAGVFVKSPCEGLRPRAKKDDTSGCTGDSKIIVDEKPSARKLRNCSEKSSTCKDKKEQTKGSHRCDFEGCRMSFQTKTELSLHKRNRCPVDGCGKKFNSHKYALLHQRVHEDDRPLKCPWKGCTMSFKWAWARTEHLRVHTGERPYKCKVEGCGLTFRFVSDFSRHRRKTGHHSR from the exons ATGAAGAATGTGGAAATGGCCCAATGGCTCAAAGGGCTGCCACTGGCGCCCGAATTTCGCCCAACAGATACAGAATTCTCTGACCCGATTGCTTACATTTCTAAAATCGAGAGAGAAGCTAGTGCTTTTGGTATATGTAAAGTGATTCCACCGTTTCCTAAGCCTTCAAAGAAATATGTGCTCCATAACTTGAATAAATCGCTCTCAAAGAGTCCGGAGTTGGGTTCTGATGTAAAGGTTAGCACTTCGGCGAAAATGAGTGATGGGGATAAGGGGAATGGTGATCGCGGGGAGGTTAGGGCCTTCTTTACTACTAGGCGCCAGGAATTGGGCCGGagcgagaagaagaagatgaaagggaTGGCTGGGAGCCAACCATTTGGAGCTCAGAAACAGGTGTGGCAGAGTGGAGAAGTCTATACATTGGATCAGTTTGAAGCAAAGTCAAAGGCTTTTGCTAGGAATCAATTAGGCACGGCTAAGGATGTTTCACCATTGGCTGTTGAGGCAATGTTTTGGAAGGCAGTTTCTCAAGAGCCTGTTTGTGTAGAGTATGCTAATGATGTGCCTGGTTCAGGTTTTGGAGAACCCCAAGGTGTTTCtaatatttatagaaaaaagaggaggaggaggaagagggcAGTGTTTGATAGAAACAATACAAGAACTTGTGATAGCAAGAATGAAGTAGATATTCTTGATAGTGATAATATAGATAAAGATTCATGTTGTGCTAGTCCTAATTTATGTACAGAGTCACCATCTGCTTGTTCAACATCCTCTCAACAAAGTCAAATTTCATCAGTACCTGGGCCAAAGGGTTTAAGTGACAGTAATGACGTTGAAGGTACTGCTGGTTGGAAGCTAGCAAACAGTGCCTGGAATTTACAAGTAATAGCAAGGTCACCTGGATCAATTACCCGTTATATGCCAGATGATATTCCTGGGGTTACTTCTCCTATGGTCTATGTTGGTATGCTATTCAGTTGGTTTGCTTGGCATGTTGAAGACCATGAGCTTCACAGCTTGAATTTCCTTCACATGGGATCCCCAAAGACTTGGTATGCAGTGCCGGGTGACTATGCATTTAAATTCGAAGAAGTCATCCGAGTCCATGCTTATGGAGACAGTACTGACCGGTTAG CTGCTCTCACTCTATTGGGTGAGAAAACTACTCTTCTATCACCTGAAGTAATTGTTTCATCAGGCATCCCCTGTTGCAG gTTAGTACAGTACCCTGGAGAATTTGTGGTTACTTTTCCAAGGGCGTACCACATAGGATTCAGTCATG GTTTCAATTGTGGAGAGGCTGCTAACTTTGGAACTCCAGAGTGGCTTACAGTAGCTAAAGATGCTGCAGTTCGTCGAGCAGCCATGAATTACCTTCCCATGCTTTCTCATCAGCAGTTGCTATACCTATTGACCATGTCTTTTGTTTCAAG AGTGCCAAAGTCATTGCTACCAGGGGTGCGTAGCTCTCGCTTGAGAGATCGTCAGAAGGAAGAAAGAGAGACTTTGGTGAAGAAAGCATTTGTGCAAGATGTTATAAAGGAGAATGAGCTAGTAACCATTTTACTACAGAAAAATTCCTCTTACCAAGCAGTTCTTTGGGATGTCAATATGTTGCCATCTTCTACTAAAGAATTTGAATTACAAAAGCGTGTTGGTGTTGatgtaaaaacaacaaaagGGAGTGAACAAACTGAGAACTACGACAGTCAGGATCTTTTAAGCCAGATGAACTCATATATGGAAAGTTTAAGTGATTTTTGtgtggatgatgatgatttgtCAAATGACTTCCATATCGATTCTGGTGCATTACCTTGTATAGCTTGTGGAATACTGGGTTTTCCATTTATGGCTGTTGTAGAACCATCAGAGAAAGCAGCAAAGAACTTTTTCTTGGAGGATTGTCATACAATGCAAAACATAGGAGACCTAAAAGACGTGGAGTCACATTCCCATTCACTACAGGATGACATAGTAGAGGGCAATGGTGCAG ACAGGTCAATGCCACACAAGAGGTTTGCCCTTCATTCTCAGGAAATGTGTTCTCGTGCTGACTCAAGACCGTCTTCTGTATCTCATATGGAGGATCAACCTCCATTAGATGACCATTCTATATCTCCAAGGAATGTTGCTGTCAATCTTGAAGGGAAACAGGATGTCTATAATAAATTTCTAAGGCCACACGTATTTTGCCTTGAGCATGCAATTCAAACAGAAGAGTTGCTGCGTTCAAGAGGCGGAGCAAAAGTTCTTATTATCTGCCATTCAG ACTTCCAGAAAATAAGAGCTTATGCAGCATGTATTGCGGAGGAAATGGACGCTGCATCTGTCTATAATGAGATTCCTTTAGATAATGCATCTGATGAACATCTTCGCTTTATTGATCTTGCAATTGAAGATGGAAACAGCGAATGTGTTGAAGACTGGACGTCAAAACTATGTATCAATTTGCTGCATTCTGTGAAGCTGTGTAGAAATTATCCAGCCAAGAAACTACAGTATGCACTGATTCTGAGCAGATTGTTCCCTGAAACAACCCTCAGTACAAAGTGTTTGAGTTTCAAATGGGAATCCAGAAAAGTACGCTCAAAAAGGAAGTTAAATTGTCAAGCAGAAAGCAAACCATCTCTGTCTTTGAAAATTGAAGAGGAGAAGGGTTTAGGAGCAAAGATAGACGTTCAAACAGTGAGAGAAAGAAATATAATCATTCAGTATACAAGAAAACGATACAAGTTGAAGCCTTGTGCTTCTACTGATGTCAGTAAGGCCTTTGTAGAAAGTAATACTCTCATTCCTCATGAAATCTCCAATGCTGATGAAAAAGCAAGATGTGAATCAGAAAGTACTCCAATCAGAAATGGATGCACAGGAGCTGGTTCTTTAGATACGAGAGTCTGCACCATAGCTTCTAAAGAGATGCCAGAATTGCAGCTTGAGTGTCAGACACTGACTATGGAGGATCAAAATGAAACTTCACATTCAAAACATTCTCCCGTTGTCACCACTGTAGTGGTTGAAAACCCTTTGGCCCACCCTAAAGACTCCAAGTCAGAGAAACCTGACATGGATCTTCCAGATCCTTTAATAGAATCAAATAAATTGCCCTTGCTACATGAAGTGAATGATGTTGAGAGCAGTGTACATATTGAGAGAGTTAATTTTGAAGCTTCGGCTTGTTCAGTTGTAACTGCTGTTTGTAGTGCTGAAGTTTCTGAAAGTTTGAAGCAGCCTGATTGTACAGAGATCAGCATCACAGAGAAGGCTATTGATCTCCCTAGAATGCATGGTTCTGAGAAAGGGAGAGATTGTAACATTCTGACTGATGGTTTTGTGACAGGAGTGTATGCTCCCACCAACTCCTCGGGATCTTGCAGTGATTGCCCTTCTGAACAAAGATCAGATGAACTAGCAGAGCAAATAGCTGAAGGTCAAGTTGGCAGTGGCGTTGAGGCATCTGattttacaaaatttcataaaaaaattggGCATGAAATTCAGAGTGTGCAAGACTTGGATGATGCCAATCACCTTGTGGTGAGGCCCTCATCTACTGCAAATGGAGGCAAAAGAAGAAGAGAGCTGGACATGCTTATAGGGAACAGGGGACGTAATGCTGGTGTCTTTGTCAAAAGTCCCTGTGAAGGCCTAAGGCCAAGGGCCAAGAAAGATGATACATCTGGATGTACAGGTGATAGTAAGATAATTGTTGACGAAAAACCATCAGCCAGGAAACTGAGGAACTGTTCAGAGAAATCTTCAACTTGCAAGGATAAGAAAGAGCAAACGAAAGGATCACACAGGTGTGACTTTGAAGGGTGCAGAATGAGTTTCCAAACAAAGACAGAGCTATCCCTGCACAAACGTAATCGCTGTCCCGTCGATGGTTGTGGGAAGAAATTTAACTCCCATAAATATGCTCTACTTCATCAACGCGTCCATGAAGACGATAGACCCCTTAAATGTCCGTGGAAGGGTTGCACCATGTCGTTCAAGTGGGCTTGGGCTAGAACTGAACATTTACGTGTCCACACCGGGGAGCGGCCATACAAGTGCAAGGTTGAAGGATGCGGCCTCACCTTCAGGTTTGTGTCAGATTTTAGTCGACATAGACGTAAAACTGGGCATCACAGCAGGTGA